Proteins from one Microbacterium sp. Root553 genomic window:
- a CDS encoding EamA family transporter → MSHIANDATVSGVRIGLPLAIGAAFAFGMSGGWARGLIDAGWTPGAAVTARVWIAALVLLIPTIVSLRGRWGVLRKNAALVAAYGLLAVTATQLCYFQAVAVMDVGLALLIEYTAPIAVILWLWLRRGERPTRRSMIGAAIAFVGLVLMLDIVTGAEVNVAGILWALAAMVGAATYFLLSAKADTGMPPIALAGGGLLLGAVALTVAGLVGILPMAWTTDDIAYRFGTVPWFVPVLAIGLVATALAYVLGISSTRMLGSRLASFIALSEVVASLLFGWLLLGQSPDLLQALGAALVLVGVVVVKLGEPRSTALGEPEMVSSRATM, encoded by the coding sequence ATGAGCCACATTGCGAATGACGCCACGGTATCGGGCGTACGCATCGGTCTGCCGCTGGCGATCGGCGCTGCCTTCGCCTTCGGGATGTCGGGCGGCTGGGCGCGCGGACTCATCGATGCGGGATGGACGCCGGGAGCCGCCGTGACCGCGCGGGTGTGGATCGCCGCGCTCGTGCTCCTGATCCCGACGATCGTGTCGCTGCGAGGGCGATGGGGCGTGCTGCGCAAGAACGCCGCGCTGGTCGCCGCCTACGGCCTGCTCGCCGTGACCGCCACGCAGCTCTGCTACTTCCAGGCGGTCGCCGTCATGGACGTCGGCCTGGCCCTGCTCATCGAGTACACGGCGCCCATCGCCGTCATCCTGTGGCTGTGGCTGCGCAGGGGAGAGCGACCGACCCGCCGCAGCATGATCGGCGCCGCCATCGCGTTCGTCGGGCTCGTGCTGATGCTCGACATCGTCACGGGCGCGGAGGTGAACGTCGCCGGCATCCTCTGGGCGCTCGCCGCGATGGTGGGGGCGGCGACATACTTCCTCCTGTCGGCCAAGGCGGACACGGGGATGCCGCCGATCGCCCTCGCCGGGGGAGGGCTGCTGCTCGGCGCGGTCGCGCTGACGGTCGCCGGGCTCGTCGGCATCCTGCCCATGGCGTGGACGACAGACGACATCGCCTACCGCTTCGGCACCGTGCCGTGGTTCGTTCCGGTGCTGGCGATCGGCCTCGTCGCGACGGCGCTCGCCTACGTCCTGGGCATCTCCTCGACGCGGATGCTGGGGTCGCGCCTCGCATCCTTCATCGCCCTGTCGGAGGTCGTCGCCTCGCTGCTCTTCGGCTGGCTGCTGCTCGGGCAGTCGCCTGACCTGCTGCAGGCGCTCGGCGCTGCGCTCGTGCTGGTCGGCGTGGTCGTCGTGAAGCTCGGCGAGCCGCGCTCCACGGCGCTCGGGGAGCCGGAGATGGTTTCCTCACGCGCAACGATGTGA